From the Bradysia coprophila strain Holo2 chromosome X unlocalized genomic scaffold, BU_Bcop_v1 contig_12, whole genome shotgun sequence genome, the window cacagataaaaatatgggattaaaatttttaggtCCGAGGGGATTactttcaaaaagtaattctttcggaattagatttttaatcttcgccagaaattgaaaaaatttaattctttcagGGATTAAAAGTAGGactaaacaataatattgaGGATTGAACGATGATACTGCTGCTTAGAATTTTCCGTCTATAATTTAATCGTCTTGAAATCACACTTTTGTGTTAATTTAGTTCGAACACGATTTACGAATAAGATATGGTTatgtgagaaaaattaattgaaacggACATTtatttggtgttaaaatgtttcaatggtACTACCGATGGTTTATTCTGCCTTACAATACCAGGCTcagaatagaaattttaagtcgGTTTGTAAAGATACTACCAGTTAATATGGATATGGTTAAAGATAGTGTAGAGATATTCTAGATTGAAAATGGCAGTAAGGCCAATTTTAGCAGCGAACTATTTCGCATCACTATGggaaaacaaacatttttgaattgaaatggtTAAATACTTATAAAGAATGGTAAGGAAACTACAggagaatataaaaatgaaaatcatgaaaaaatatcgAGGTTTAAAGTGACGATCTTGCCAGCTggcaatttgcattttaatcccaattttaatcccacgaggaattagtttctttgaaacaacGGTTCACAATAAGCCACGTTGGGATTAAGAACAAATTGCAGCAGTGATAAGATCATAGACTGAAGTGCAGGAGGTCCCGGGTTTAAATCTCGtcaggtaaataaaaaaaaatctgtttaataaaaacatttctcattcCAGATTCACAAAAAAGCTTCTTCTCATATCAGACGTTTAGCTAAAAACTGTAGTATCACACAATatcagataaaaaaaactttttttaaatttttttttctgaagtgAAAGTAGGAAgggttagaattttttttgcactacaaataacattttgatcagattaaaatgagattttcgTTTCAACGCATAGTAAACAATCGCCAAACGTTAGCGCctcaaagattaaaatttaattcctctaggGATTAATTATTTGGGGATAAGTTCAAGTAATCCCTGAGgagattaaatttaaattctaaaaaagattcGGTCGCGTGCTGTTAATCCCAAAAAGATTTAGATCTAggtccatatttttatctgtgtaatcagtttttcaatcgaccTTATATCGGCTTGGGGATAAGGGTCtgaaaaaacgtttgctgCCGTTTCATCACATCCTTTTTTAAGACTCTTATCGCCAAGCCGATATagaaccgatttaaaaaataattgctgtTCTAGACTCCTGAGGTCATGTGCTacacgatggcattttatttgactaaaatccgtcgagtaaaaatttattatttttctgatgacattggttttgttgcatctttcaatgagatagtgaatcgttctctatcggtagagttttgattgaatagagaaaagagaactgatgtcGTAATCCATCTCCAGCATGCAGATTGTTCCAATGATTGTGTTCCACACTTAGAAAAAGGGACAATAATAAagggaaattaaaaaaaattcgaacagTTACCACAATTTTGCGGACACTGTGAGCGATGTGACCCAACCCTAACTAAAACGTTTCCGCTAAAACGTTAGTTTTAAGATAAACGCCGTCACTTTATTTCTACTGGGTCATCTCTTCTGCAACTCACACAACTCATATCACACCAAACcacaatattgttgtttgtttacataatTGGTCATCACACATCATCATTGGTCATCATTTTGGTGACGTTGACGAATGTTTGAAGTCAACCGCTAAGTGAACTGTTAAAACCACACAGAAGCACATTTACgcacaaaatctgaattaaatcTCATCGAAATCActgaaattctcaaatttttccatcacttttcgtcattttatctaaaaacacaacaaattgcatcgtaaatgttgtttttactgccttttcagttgtttttgagcttaactgattacttcggAATAAGATCTaaccgaaaacaaaatttggaaattttaagaatttttgtgaaatttgagaaattttggaaatttttggaaattaaattccttaaaataggctctgAGTGTCTGGTTACTCTAACTTTAGTGTGAAAGAACATATCAGGACTTTTACACGCAttccaatgaacgtcaacacaaggtacgGTCGAAtgtcatgagaggtgagtttgtttatatgaaatctcTATCGCTTCTTTACTGATATGGGACGTAACGATAGTCAACACAACCGCTATTTCTCATCTGAACCTAACAAATGCGGAGCGGCGGCAGATCAGGCTGAACGGTCAAAGCACAACAATCACATCGATCTGAAACAGCAGTACGAATTCACACCGCTCGCATTTGAGACCTTTGGTGCTATCGGTCCGGAGACGGACATTTTCATAAGGAAGCTGggaaaattaatgaaacagAAAACGGGCGAGCCAAGATCTCGTGACTTCCTACTGCAACGCATTTCAATCGCAATTCAACGCAATAAATACTAGCAATAAATTAAGTGTAGAATATTatttggtgttttttttttgtgacacCTGCTGATCTCGATAGAACTCGtcattatattttcaaaggaACTTTTGaattacatgaaataaaataatttaacaaatcTGAAATATTGGTTTCTCTGGTTATCCCGGCGTTTCATCTTTAGAAAATGCTTGTAAAATTCCAATTACGTCTTCACCGGACATTCTATTTGAACTACGTTTACAACGAAATGAATAATGAGACAACTGTTCAAAATAAGCTACCTAGCAAGCTCAACGTGAAAACCGTGGAATGTTGTTCGAGTTTTTTCGCTAGGATTCATGTCGAGTGCCAAAAACACAACCCtttcgcaacttgttgcataaatactcatttcaaaaattaaataatttcacaaaGTGTAAAGCTGAGGCGATGCCGAGATTAATTGTGAGTTCACATCGTGTTGTTGTCGTATTAATTCGTTGCGGGCACTTAAATCTAAGGCTTTAAACTGTGGGAGAGGTAGaccaaagtgaaaaaaaaaaccactgaAAGAAAAATGCAAGCACGTACTCACGGCTCGGGGGAAATCGAGTGCAATGACATTCATGCTGTCATTTTTATCACATTCCATCAATTCTATAGAAATCATTAGCGCTCCAAATGAAATGTGATAAGATTACAAGAAACTTTGGTTCCGGATTTTTAGTGATCCGTTGAACATTTGTGGACTAACAGAACGTGTTAGTTCAAAGGCTCTATAGAGCCTTTGGTTAGTTCCAATCGCATTAAATGGCCGCACTCAAGGCACTGCAATATATAATATTTATGGAACTCAGCAACATaacatgcaaaatttgcaaaatttatgtctgtggcataaaacgttgtatgcagctcgatgcaaagtactttattaggctcacgaaTCACGATGTATATTACGACACATCTTAAACCTAATAAAGTAAGAAAGTCCTATTtctcgtcacttgttgcgaaaataactattttctaaccagtgttaaaatatcgcgacttcgtcgccTATTTCCCGCGTCGTTTATGACAAACATTGTTCCTATCTCGCATCAGGCTCGTGCCGGAACCTCTAGAAAAAAGCCGTTTAGCATTCGTAGGAAAGTAGCTATTTCATCATTAAAGTGCAGGCGGAACCGAGTGGGACGCCTGATTTTCTtactttctttttaatttcgcattaaatgaaaaaacatcAATCTTCAACCCATACACAACATAAAAATGCGACTCACcagttaaattgaaataaaaatttcactcCTGAATGAATTCCACGATGCGATGGAAAGgaatcattttacaaaattgcggcagaaaaataatattttattacttaGAATAAAACGGCAGAGGAAAAAAAGTGCTCTAAAATATGTCGACTTCCGCTGGTATTGAggataataaaaaattttatgtttacagACGCCgaacattttttctttatttttaaaacgCTAACTGAATTCGATGTTCCACGAGCATATTTTTTACTTCAGTATTTCGGTTTAAATCGGATCACTTTCTCGATTGTGTGGTATTTaatcagaggcttcaaaatgCATTAGGGTGGTTCAAATTTgtatacaaattttttcttaCCGACTTTATTGTGTAACCACAGAAATTCCGAAAGATCATGACCAGAAACTAAGAttgacacaataaaatcaaaaatcgacCTCTTTTTGGGCTAGTGCAAAATCTAAATGTGCCAAATGTAGACGTCTCAAAATTGGACGCATATGCTTATAGTATTCCCCACATTATAATAAAggaatgataaaataaatgaattaaaaaaaaaagacggaattaaattgacatttcattgaattctGTAAATTCTTGAATGGTCTTAAGAGTGagatcgccaaaacttgaaccaatttcaaaacaacggCTCAGCGATccgggcaagctatagctcgtttgaatcgtctttcaattctgagaaatagggatcttttactttttctgttagtttcccattttcggagtgaactcgtgaaagtaatagcatgtcaatgggtcgtgaaaacagtttttcggtgatagctcgagatagaaatctttctaaaatgtgaaatgttgtaggaatataggcctctggcagaccttcaaaacgagtataatcatcggtaaggatagccacccgttctggacttatgactcaaaaaatggtgaatgtttggacagtgctgctggcttgcaacagaacttttccgctgaactgactatagggtgttgtagctggacttaccctctttcgttccacgtataatacaccccagaaaaattgtgttgcaagccacaaagttagtcgaagtaaaatgtcgctccagtagacccatatttttcagtgttttcaacttgtttttggtcttcaaacagactggagcgatgggaatgaaataaactaaatcaaaattacatgttcagctcgaaattgtcCTGAACCGAGTGATCATTggccttgaaaatgttgctttcctcctacttcgtagtaggtggaaaacctcatttctttgacttcacaaaatgaacagaaactcaattgtTTGCACCGAATATGGGCttattgtaaagcagagatgcgcatcgttcatttacagtcaataaatggtcacCCAAGATGTAATGAGGTCACAAGAGGTCACGACCGTTCCCAGCTatggaaaatgtgtcaaaaatccagttttttttacaaaaatattttttctgtggaGATTTTAACTACTTTTAGTTAAGGTCTTAAGCTATGTATTcttaaaacaactttttttgtaaaaaaaaaaactggatttttgacacattttccatAGCTGGGAACGGTCGTGACCTCTTGTGAAGTACAAATTACATCTTGGgtgaccatttattgactgtaaatgaacgatgcgcatctctgctttacaataaGCCCATATTCGGTGCAAacaattgagtttctgttcattttgtgaaggcaaagaaatgaggttttccacctactacgaagtaggaggaaagcaacattttcaaggccAATGATCACTCGGTTCAGgacaatttcgagctgaacatgtaattttgatttagtttatttcattcccatcgctccagtctgtttgaagaccaaaaacaagttgaaaacactgaaaaatatgggtctactggagcgacattttacttcgactaactttgtggcttgcaacacaatttttctggggtgtattatacgtggaacgaaagagggtaagtccagctacaacaccctatagtcagttcagcggaaaagttctgttgcaagccagcagcactgtccaaacattcaccattttttgagtcataagtccagaacgggtgACTATCCTTACCGATGTATATACTCGTTTTGAAGGTCTGCCagaggcctatattcctacaacatttcacattttagaaagatttctatctcgagctatcaccgaaaaactgttttcacgacccattgacatgctattactttcacgagttcactccgaaaatgggaaactaacagaaaaagtaaaagatccctatttctcagaattgaaagacgattcaaacgagctaaagcttgcccggatcgccgaaccatggtattcattttcaccaaaattggttcaagttttggcgatatcactcttaattcaTTCACTAGAGTCCAAAATATAcaatcaaattcaaaacaCACTTGTCGACATCATAAATTCGGCGAAGTCActtttctctgaaaaaaaaaaaaaatttttttggggcACTGTCATTCGAGAGTCGGATGTCGccaagtgtgtttttgatttttattgttttggaCTCTACTCTAGTGAATGAATTAAGACcattcaagaatttaaaaaattcaataaaatgtcaatttaATTCCGATTTTGGGACGTCTACATTTGGCaccattttcacattttgattttgcacTAGCCCAAAAAGAGgtcgatttttgattttattgtgtcaaTCTTGTAAGCTTCTGGCCATGGCATTTCAGAATTCCTAAAAAAAGTAGAACGAAGTGCTTTTTGAACCACCCTAATGCACCATTTACTCGTTCACTTGAGAAACTATTTAACTTTTCATGACAAGGGTATCAATGAAGATCTCTAGAGCTAGCGTTCTATTTTACAGCAAAACAATTACACATCGTTCTGATGTGCTTTTCTGTGCAGTATGCCTTATAGTGGCTATAGCTACAGTACTTCAGCACGTAGTGTAAATTTTTTGGTGATGAGGCATTTTGAAGAGCTTTATTTCTTCATTTCGCTAATGATTCACTAAAAAATAACGTGTATAAAGTGATGACTACCTCTAGTTGTTGGTCATTTCTTTGCCGCTgccgccatggcctgatgagatgtgGTTTTTTTTGAACAGCATTGAAAAATGCACCTAAATcatctctcagatcgaaacagtggtcagTTGTTCCTTTATCAAAACAATCATAAAgcttaaaacaaaagaagtatcAGATTGAATCTTGATGTTGCGATACTCTCGttgtttccaaaaatattacaATTCTCTAACGCCATATACGACCAAGATTTcttcaattgaaatatttatttaaaaaacttATGACGAAGGACAACATCACGGAGCAGGCCTAACTAatgaaatcaataaatctttTTCCTATGgaagaattttcctttttatccACGACTCAAAGGCCGCCACTTTTGTGAATATGATCGGATAACTGTAATTTTTATCCTTCTCACAAATATCGTATCCTGATGATATGATGCCTTCAATTGCATACGTGTTATTTGACACTGCCATCAACGGGCCACCTGAGTCACTGAAATTGAGTGAAATTCGATTATTTCAATTCTTCTTCCGACAGGAACAAAGGAAATTAAACTTGCCCAGCACATGCTCCTCGGTTTGCTATGTCACCAGCACATATTTGTGTTTCTTCATGGATAGTAGTACTAAGGCGGTGCATTCTCTCGGCACAAGCCGTGAAATTGTTGCGCGGAATATAAATCATTTGCTTGCCCGAACTTTGGGCGCCTACGATGATCAACAGGTTTATTTCGAACGAAATATCTTTTATTACCTGACTAACCTCTGCCCCAGCCACTTATCTCACGTGTTGCATCGTTGGGTATCAATCCTACCGTCGACGGTAAACAAATCGGTTTAATAAAGTCTGTGTAGTATACTATGGTAGATAGGCGAATAAGTGCAATGTCattaaatttcgtcgtagCGGTGTAATTTTCGTGAATGATTACATCGTCGATGCCGACTGTAACTGTTGGATGCACACATTCGTCGTCCACACAATTTTCATGAGCGTTCGAGGAATATTTTCCAAGATGAACTTGCGTTCTAGaacgaaattatgaaaatcataTTGTCTGGTCTGTAACATGAGACTGAATTCCGCGAAATGTTTATTAtggaatgataaaataaatgattaaaaaaaatgaggaaATCGGATGACGGTTAAGCTATCTCAAAAGTTCGTACTACCACAGATCCAAATGGCTGTAGTCCGTATCTGACTTACAATTTATCTTTCTTGGCAAGACAATGTGCAGCCGTTAGCACATAACGATTATTGATTAGCGACCCAGCACACTGATAGGTGTTTGCtaaataaattacattaaGTCACATGATTCTCTAACAATCGACAAGTTTTTACGGCTCGCGTACTCCAGTAAAGCCATCCACCGGTAATCTTGAATACTGGTATTGCGACCACCGTAAATATTCTCCTCGACTAAATTTTCGCCACAGACATCAATGTCTGGAACATCAGTTTTGGATGTAGGTTTCGAACAGCATATCCATTGCTCAGCTATGTTACATGTGGTCGAGCTTAAATATAGGCTACGGTCGCGTTCAGATAAAGATGTAAAATTATAGTTGAGAGTTGTACAAGTTGTCACAGGAATACAATCTTGATTAGCGGAACAGTTTCGAGCTGAAAGCAATAGTGACGATATGGTTTttatcacacaaaaaacattcgaaaaactaaacaaaaagatgaaatgtatAACTTTGTGAGTGAattaaaaacgagccatcagaacagtcggagcgtttgctgcacATAGGGCTCTAGTAGCaaccttagtccaaggacccaaatttattttttttttcagcaacattctattcggccttctaTAACCatccaaataaaacaaaaacaaaaacgtgcCTTCAAAATTTGCAGTCCAATACATCTTGAAGATGACCACATCACGAACGTTTTAATGCAAAATAATTATCCAATGCAATTCATAAAGACAATAATAGCAAGAATGAGAGCAAAATTCACAACTGTTGACCCAACTACACAAAACAATAACCCAGACAATAATTTACCAAACACATTGCAAACCATAAATCCAagaaatacacaaaatttaacgatGAACACATCCAATGAAGAAGAACTAGAAGAACATTGGGTCCCTCTGCCATACATTGGAAACATATCAAACAAAGTCGGTGGATTCTTAAGAAAAAGGCTAAAATGGAAAGTGACCTTTACACCAGGCATAAAAGTCCAAAACATGCTTAATGGataaagagaaaaatgaaCCAGCTGGGGTATACAATATACCATGTAATTCTTGCAATACATCAGAGAATCAAAAAGAGTCGTCCAAAGATTAGAAGATCACAAAGGCAACGTCCGTCGTCATGAATATAACAAGTCAGCAGTAGCGAGGCACACAATCAGAAATAAaggacataaaattaattggcaaaactcaaaattaatagacaaagaaaataatttccatctACGAAAAATCAGAGAAGGTTTGACTATTTAACAGCACCAAGGTCAATTGATGAACATTGATAAAGGTCTGGTCCTAAGCAATGCATGGAAACCAATAAGGTAAGCGAGGGTATAGCTGACCGTACAGATGTACCTGACCAGCTAcattatttatcagttttggaaaataattacaaatgaaaatacgcaaATTAACGTTATAATTAATCTTTAGAGCCTATCTCGCACAGTCTATTCAAccgatttcaatgaaatttttttttctgaacttTTTGCCGTAGATATGCCCAAAAGAACTTAAAACGCTTAGGTGGCCTTAACTCACGAGGGGCGGACCCGAATatacccatcttcgaacttagacTCACTATTTCAATTACTtttcagggatttttttttttttttgaaatcggatttgatttactcaagatagaAGTGTTGGACAGACGGAATTCattcttttacgaaatgtaacgtaaaggtatcGAGCAATTCGCCTTTACATTACATTTCTTAATAgaatgaattccctaagatcgaacaaactacctttacgttacatttcggtAAAGGATCAATTCCTCAGgatcgaacaatccgcctttacgTTGAGTGATATcaccaaaacttgaaccaattttggggATAATCAATACTAAggttcggcgatccgggcGAGCTATAGCACGTTGGATTCGCCTTTCAATTCTAGACAATACGtatcgtttcattttttttattaattgtgtACTCTTGGtgtaaattggtaaaatgcAGGCACATGTCATAGGGTagggaaaacactttttttagtATTAACTCGAGGTAgacgattttttaaaagttgaaatgttgtgcGAGTGTGCGCCTCTAAGAGACCTATCATTAGAGTATAAGCACGAGTCGGTACCACTGTACGTTTGGGAGTAAACAATGAAAGTATGGTAGATTTTCGCACAGTACTGCTGGCCTGCAACAGAACGTCTCCGTGAAATCGactatggggtgttgtagctggacacACTCACTATCATCCCACGTAAACTAAatctcagaaaaattgtgttgcaggCCACGAAGTTGCACGAAGTAAAAAGTTGCCCAAaattaaccaattttttcataatttcgagTTCAACGAACGGCGTTAAAGTCTGATTGTGATCAAAAATTATCCTAAAGTTGTGCTATTTGTATTGAGTCCAGGAACGAACAATGCCATTATTCTTTGTGTATAGTATATTCAGTGAATAGAGTGGTTTTTTGCCGTAtgtctgaaaatttcaatttcaaaccgcctcaaaaatattttttgtttaatttttagaaTCATTTTAGTGGTCCggaaaaatcatcaaagtttgtatggaaaaaaaaaatttctcatacaAACTTTGATGATTGATAATGTATCTGTATGTAAACTCCTTAATACCTTAATAGTAGGCGAACTAGCGGCTAGgaagctaaatttttattataccTTCTAGGGAGTTTCACTTAACTCTGCGTTTCGCTTACTTATACAAAATCATCGACCCCAGCGAGAATCGGACCCCGATTCTCTGCGTCGAAAGCAACGATCAATCCACTGATCTAACTACATCTCTAACATGAGCGAATGTTATTGTGAAGTGTTAAGAGCATAGTAATCGGGTTCACTTTAAGTATATAAGAAAGAATAGAGTCTGTGTACATGTGTTTGTTTAAAACCAATCTAGTGAGCAATAGAATTGAAAACTCCAAATGCCTTAAATcagattgaaattgttttacgACATGCTATAACTATATACGGTTGTTCTAATGtttcttgtttgttttattgtgCAGTGATTGTATTAAATCCAAAACAATTTGtgataatttattgtaaatgaaaaaaggaaataaaaaaaaaattgtgtgccCACCGTGAATTGAACTCAggatcataaaattaaaacaaatcgCAAGTCGGTCATCTAAACCACTCGGCCACCAGTTCTTTAAAGaaagtatttttgaaatgCCATCAGTACTATTTCGTGGTCTCGCTTCTGTGATTATAcctatattacacacttgtcacgaagaagccGAGGCTTgccgaaaacgagacaacaacatagaactgaagtgtattttttgaattattcttctaggtAAGTagttttgacatccgaacactgcgcgtatgtgataaaaaaataatatataCACCTACTGCAACACACTCTCATTACACTTCTGTACGTAACAACACACACACTCGCTACGCTCGTTCGTGTTATGTACATAAGTGTAATGCTCGTTATATTGCAGCAGGTAcataattataaaaaaaaaactgcactTGAATTAGGCTGTGTGCCGCATAATATAGTTGCAGAATTTATATTGTGATATCAACGCTTCGAAATAAGAACGTGTTTAAGAACAAACAAAGTTAACACAACATAGGTGACGGTCGGATTCTCGGGTTTAAGCATCAATGGGcacggttagtacttggatgggtgaccgcaaaatacgattgattaaatttaatatggtgaatgtgaagtgtgtttgttttcaagtaaattgatgtgttttgtctatttcagttgtccgatgcacaaaacgttgttcgtacctcgacaggaaatgacgattttttcagcacacatCCTAaacttaggactggtgctgaaaaaatcgtcatttcctgtcttggtacgaaaaatactatttcctAACACATGCTAAGTTTCACTCAAATTGCTGCATTTACTGGAGTCCGGAAATATGTAGGAAAGTTTTTACAACCGGAACTTAGCCCTTGAATGGACTGTGTGATAGTTAATAGATACATTTAACACAACAATTTTTACTCGTTTAATTTCTTACCAAGATATTCTTCCTTTACTTCGCTATCAACTATTCTAAAAATTGCGACTAAAAATACACTGAACAGCACACTGTTcgcacaaaacatttttgtgaatgaCTGAATAAAGATGTGCTGCAGATGAAGAGACGCGCTTAAAGGTTATCACAATTGGAAACCGAACCAGCAACATCATGTGTTATCAGCAAAAGtgtttcgacgttttgcattgaaattatgttcaaaaataccactttctcatcaggccatggcgactgGCGACAGTTGTATAAGGAAATGACAAACCTCAAGGTCAAGGTCAAACCtcatcatttataacggcctaaaatttcggacaaataacactatttttccaacatcggaaatcttccaccagcaaccagttgttgctcgagactgtgtgaggcctgttttgaggtctactggcaaagacctctcaaaccatgtatatatcaatcccagacgaaatgggtccgattttgataggtggattttcaaaagaatccctctgtatACGTACATCTCCAGCGAATCATAATCGAAATGTtagttcattttcgtatgaaaataaacttcaACACCATTTCATCACCAAACATGCTATCACATGCGGGAATGTGGTGGGCTTCCACTTAATCTGGATTTTAACCAACACGTAACGTTCGTAAcgttaagaattcgtaacttgacagttcttatgggattttatacaaTGAAcatcaacacaaggtatggtcgaatgtcaaactttgtatggaacgGAGGACATAgggatttcatataaaaaaactcacctctcatgagtggtgagtttgtttatatgaaatcacTAATAGCTATGTCCTCCTGGTTGTATGAAAAGGCCATACCTGGtctatactttcattgattttaatgCAACTGCAAGGCAGCTC encodes:
- the LOC119067451 gene encoding CLIP domain-containing serine protease 2-like isoform X2, encoding MALLEYASPNTYQCAGSLINNRYVLTAAHCLAKKDKLTQVHLGKYSSNAHENCVDDECVHPTVTVGIDDVIIHENYTATTKFNDIALIRLSTIVYYTDFIKPICLPSTVGLIPNDATREISGWGRGAQSSGKQMIYIPRNNFTACAERMHRLSTTIHEETQICAGDIANRGACAGDSGGPLMAVSNNTYAIEGIISSGYDICEKDKNYSYPIIFTKVAAFESWIKRKILP
- the LOC119067451 gene encoding CLIP domain-containing serine protease 2-like isoform X1 → MFCANSVLFSVFLVAIFRIVDSEVKEEYLARNCSANQDCIPVTTCTTLNYNFTSLSERDRSLYLSSTTCNIAEQWICCSKPTSKTDVPDIDVCGENLVEENIYGGRNTSIQDYRWMALLEYASPNTYQCAGSLINNRYVLTAAHCLAKKDKLTQVHLGKYSSNAHENCVDDECVHPTVTVGIDDVIIHENYTATTKFNDIALIRLSTIVYYTDFIKPICLPSTVGLIPNDATREISGWGRGAQSSGKQMIYIPRNNFTACAERMHRLSTTIHEETQICAGDIANRGACAGDSGGPLMAVSNNTYAIEGIISSGYDICEKDKNYSYPIIFTKVAAFESWIKRKILP